In Exiguobacterium acetylicum, the genomic stretch ACCGGCACTCGGTGGACTTCGCATGTGGAACTATGCATCAGACGAAGAGGCATTGATTGATGCGCTTCGTTTATCAAAAGGGATGACATATAAGAACGCAGCCGCTGGATTAAACCTTGGTGGTGGTAAAGCGGTCATCATCGGCGATGCGAAGACACAAAAGTCAGAAGCACTCTTCCGGGCATTCGGACGTTACGTCCAGTCACTGAACGGTCGTTACATCACAGCAGAAGATGTCAATACGACAGTTGCAGACATGGATTACATCCACATGGAGACAGATTTCGTTACTGGTGTCAGCCCAGCATTCGGATCAAGTGGTAACCCATCACCGGTTACGGCATACGGTGTCTATCGTGGGATGAAAGCAGCGGCAAAAGAAGTGTACGGAACAGATTCACTTGGTGGAAAAACGATTGCGATCCAAGGTGTCGGTAACGTTGCCTTCAATCTATGCCGTCATTTACATGAAGAAGGGGCGAAACTGATCGTCACGGACATCAACCAAGAAGCACTTCAACGTGCAGAAGAAGCGTTTGGTGCCTTGATCGTCGCACCAGAAGACATCTACAGTGTCGAAGCGGATATCTTTGCGCCATGTGCCCTCGGTGCGACATTAAACGACGAGACAATTCCCCAATTGAAAGTCAAGATCATCGCTGGTGCAGCAAATAACCAACTCAAAGAAGACCGTCACGGTGACATGCTTGAAGAACGCGATATCTTATACGTACCAGACTTCGTCATCAATGCCGGTGGTGTCATCAACGTTGCCGATGAACTCGACGGATACAACCGTGATCGTGCTATGAAAAAAGTTGAACTCGTCTATGATGCGGTCACGAAAGTGTTCGAAATCGCAAAACGCGATCATTTACCGACATACCGTGCGGCTGAGAAAATGGCAGAAGAGCGCATCGCGACGATGCGTAGTGCCCGCAGTCAGTTCCTGCGTCGTGATAAAAACATTCTAGGATCACGCGGCTGATCAGAGGAGGATATCCATGAGCGAACGTATTTTAACGATCAATCCCGGTTCGACGTCGACGAAGATCGGTATCTTCGAAGGAGCGAACCAGGTGTTCACGAAGACGTTACGCCATCCAGCGGAGGCGGTCGGAGGACCGCTTCCAGCACAGCTGGAGATGCGTCGTCATGTGTTACTCGAAGTGTTAGCTGAAGAACAGATTAATTTGAAAGCGCTTACCGCTGTCGTGGGACGCGGAGGACTACTCCGACCACTCGTCAGCGGTACGTACGCCGTCAATCGGGAAATGCGAGAAGACTTACTCAGCGGTATTTTTGGCGTCCATGCCTCGAATCTCGGTGGACTCCTTGCGGATGAGATTGCTCGGACACTCGACATCCCATCGTTCATCGTTGATCCAGTCGTCGT encodes the following:
- a CDS encoding Leu/Phe/Val dehydrogenase, producing MVETNVESRFSIFETMEMEDYEQVVFCHDKVSGLKAIIAIHDTTLGPALGGLRMWNYASDEEALIDALRLSKGMTYKNAAAGLNLGGGKAVIIGDAKTQKSEALFRAFGRYVQSLNGRYITAEDVNTTVADMDYIHMETDFVTGVSPAFGSSGNPSPVTAYGVYRGMKAAAKEVYGTDSLGGKTIAIQGVGNVAFNLCRHLHEEGAKLIVTDINQEALQRAEEAFGALIVAPEDIYSVEADIFAPCALGATLNDETIPQLKVKIIAGAANNQLKEDRHGDMLEERDILYVPDFVINAGGVINVADELDGYNRDRAMKKVELVYDAVTKVFEIAKRDHLPTYRAAEKMAEERIATMRSARSQFLRRDKNILGSRG